In Thermodesulfobacteriota bacterium, the genomic stretch CAGGCTAATGCAGAAATCAAGAAGTGGCTTGAGGAGAACCATCACGACGTAAAGGAAATAAAAGACGAGAACGCCGTATTCCATTTCGAGATCGACTACCCGCTCGGCTCCATGAAGAAGCAGAGGGTGCTCCAGCCCAAGGAGTTCCCCGGCCTTATCGTGGTGCTGAACGGGGTCAGCATAGCGAACGAGCACATGGAGAAGCTCAAGGGCATGAACCCCAACGACAGGGAAGCCTTCTACGGGGAGATAAGGAAGGACCTCCTCTTCCTCAAGAACAGCTACGACCTCAACATAGACGAGGCCGGGGTGGCGAAGCAGGTGCAGTTCTCGTATGAGTTCTACTACGACGCGCTCAAGAAGACCAAGCTCTATGACGCGCTCCTCCTTAACCACAGGACGCTTCTTTACATCATAACGAAGTTCAACGACGAGTTCGGAATGCCCGTAATGCCCTCGCAGAAAGGCGATGTAGGTCACGCCTGAGCCTGAACGGGGTTCCCCGAGACCCGGAGGTCCGCATGGTACCGCAGATGCTTGAGATAAAATACGAATGCCAGCACAAGTCCTGCTACGTGAACTGCAGGGAGGGCATCATAAGCCTTGAAGAGGAGCTCTTCAAGGAGCTTTCCGCCGCTTGTCCCGGGGAGGGCATCTTCAAGAGCCCCAGGGGGGCCTGCAGGATGGGCTTTTCGCAGCCGTTCAAGGTCATTAGGATGCAGAGGCTCGGCGAAGGCCCCATCGAGGACGCCCCCTCGGCGCTGGACCCCTCTGACAACCCGCTCCTGATCCTTGTCGAGGAGCACAAGGCCATAAACAGGAGCCTTGAAAAGGTCGAGGAGCACATAAAGAAGCGCGACCTGGACGCCCTCTGGGTCTCGACAAAGGAGCTTGAGAACGACCTGGTGCTCCACTCAGGCATCAAGGAAGAGGAGGTCCTCTTCGGCATGAGCAAGGGGCTTCTGCCCTTCGGCGAGACCCTGGTGGACATAATAAAGGAGGAGCACAGGGAGATAATCTCGCTCCTTCACAACTTCAGGGAGGCGCTCGAGATAAACGAGCTTAACGACGGCATCATCGACTCCGTGATAGTGAGCCTCAGGGGGCACATAAGGAAAGAGGACCAGGAGTTCTTTGAAATAGTCGACAAGTGCCTGAACGACGAGATACGGCTCCAGATAACCCAGGCCATGCGCGAGGTCGAGAGGAAATACGTGCGGGAAGAGGCGGGCGAGAGAAAGATGAACCCGAAGAGGGCCGCCATACAGGCCCAGTACGACGAGCAGGTCTCGGTGGTGAGGGAGGCGGGCTGCGATACCTGCTGCAGCCACTGACGGCCTGAAAATCGCATGAATTTGAAAAGCCGCGGGGCTTGGCCCCGCGGCTTTTTTTTGGCAAACCGGATTTATTGCCGGAATGACAAAAACCCCGGTCAGGCTGCTCAAAAGCCCAGGATGCAAGGAGTCGACAAGATGAACGGGCGTACCTTCATTGTTCGGCGGAGTTTCCAATTTCAAGACGACGCCTGAGGCGGGCTTTTTCTGCGGCCTTTAGAGCGGAATGTGGATATATACCACATAGAGCCACATGCAGATCAGCGAGGCGCCGAGCCAGCTCACGTATTTGAAGGCCCTCCGGCTTTTGGCGTGGACTATCTTGTGCTTGAGGAACATGATGAAGAACGCGACGGCCCAGCCGGTTATCGACCAGAGGCTAAGCCCGAAGGTCGCGAAGGACATGACCGCGAGCACGAAGAGTATCGCAAACGAGATAAACCCGTTCCCCCGGTGTATCTTCTTCTCCACCTTGCCCTTGCCCTTAACCATCTGGAGCCCGCTTATGAAGCTGGTTGTGGCGAGGACCATCCCTATGCTGGCCAGGAGCGTCGAGACGTTCGTGAAAGCTTCGAGCAGTTCTATTATGCCTTCCATGTCCTTATTCCTTGTATACGGCCTTAAGCAGGCTCTTCTGGGCCAGGTAGGAGACTATCCCGAGATAGATGAGCACTATCGGGAGTATCAGGAAGAGGTTGGGGATGGTGGTGTTCTCTTCCAGCTCGTTGCCCGTTGACTCGCTCACCACGATGCCGTAGGTGTTCCTCAGGGTCTTGTTCCCGGTTATCCTGTTGCCGTTCGAGGAAAAGACCATTATGCCGTCCCACGTGTTCAGGTTGACGGCGTTTCCGGTTATCTCGTTCCCGTTCGAATAGCTTATGAAAAAGCCCTTGTCCCTGTTGAGTGTAGAGCTGTTCGACTCAACCCTGTTCCCGTCCGATTTTTCCATGTAGAGGCCGTACTGTGCGTTCGAGCTGGACTCGTTCCAGCTTATTACCGAGCGGCTCGTGCCGGAGAGCATTATCCCGGTCCCGTTCCTGGTGAAGGCGTTCCCGGTCACGGTCACATCGGAGGAGCCGGAAACGAGTATGCCGGCGACATCAGAGCCCGTGCCCGAGACCCCGGCGATTGTCACATCCGAGGTGCCGGATACCTTTATGGCAGGCAGGTCCGGCCTCTCGGCCTGGATAAGGACGGCTGACGGGCCGTTTTTGGAGCTCAAGGCCAGGGGTTTTTCAATGACGACGTTCTCGATGTAGACGCCGTCGTCGACCACCACGGCGTCGGACGGAGCCGCAGCGTCCACGGCCTCCTGTATCGACCTGTAGTCGCCCGGGACGTGCAGGGTGGCGGCCTGTGTGGAGACAGGCAGAAGGAGCAGGGTAACCAGAAAGAAAGCGAGGAATGGCTTGGTCATATACCTGGGCATAAGAAACGACCCGCGCGAACCGGCGCGGCCTGGTCTGCGCGTATAATAGTTACGATATAGAGTGGAATATATCAGAAACCCTGGGCGAAGTCTAATGATTTGAAAAGGAGACGGGTTCGGATTGGGTGAAACAGCGGCAAGACCAAAAAAACAAGACGGCGCTGAGAACGCGCGCAGTCCAGACCAGGTCAGCTCGGAACTGATGCTGAATCCAATCAAAAAGAAGGGAGCCGTGGCCACTGCCACGGCTCCCTTTTTCCTGGTGGAGCAGAGGGGGATCGAACCCCTGACCTCAAGACTGCCAGCCTTGCGCTCTCCCAGCTGAGCTACTGCCCCAAACCCTGTTTTTCAACGAAGACAGATATATATAAATAACACTCCGGCAATTCACTGTCAATCGAAAATTCGCGCGGCGGCATCGTGCTGAAATCGGGGAAGAGCGCAACGGACAGGTTCGAGAAATTACATTTCTTCTCATTTTTTAGCTTGCAATGGCTTGAAAAAAATTGTATGAATACTAAACCGCACATGAGATATGACCCGCTTTGAGCTCGCTGCGGAGTTATATTCAAAACTTTCAAAACACAAGAGGAGGTTCAGATGGGAAAGCCGTTAACCAAGTCTCAGATCGCTGATTCAATCTCCAAAAAAGTCGGTGTGACGAAGAAGCTCGCAAGCGAGATGATAAACACCCTCGCGCAGCTTTCCTACAAAGAGGCCAAGAACTCCTTCACCATACCCGGAATAGGCAAGCTCGTTCTCGTAAAGAGGAAGGCAAGGACCGGCAGGAACCCCCAGACCGGCGCCGCCATAAAGATACCGGCCAAGAGGGTCGTGAAGTTCAGGGTTGCGAAGGCCTGCAAGGACGCGGTGCTCGGCGCAAAGTAAGCCTTTCGCAAATCTCCATGAATCAGAAAGCCCCCTGTACAGGGGGCTTTTTTCATTTGAAGGAATCATCCCGCCGAATCGGCCTGGAGCAGGCAGCCACCTTTTCTTGAGATCTTAGCCACTCCGTATTTTCCCTCTTGTAATCCGGGATTTTATTCTGATATCATTTCAAGATTATGAAATGCCCATTTTGCGGTTTCCTTGAAGACAAGGTAATTGACTCGCGCCTTTCGCAGGACGGCAGCACCACGCGGAGGCGGAGGGAGTGCCTCGGCTGCGCAAAGAGGTTCACTACCTATGAAAGGGTCGAGGAGGCGCTCCCGCTCGTCGCGAAAAAAGACGGCAGGCGCGAGATATTCGACCGGACCAAGATACTGAACGGCATTATGAAGGCCTGCGAGAAGAGGCCCGTAAGCCTCGACGATATAGAGAAGGCGGTCGCCAGGCTTGAGACAAGGTTCATAGACTCAGGCGAAAGGGAGATACCGAGCTCGGCCATAGGCGAGGCCGTCATGGAGGAATTGAAGGGGTTGGACGAGGTCGCGTACGTGAGGTTCGCCTCTGTCTACAGGGACTTCAGGGACATAAACGAGTTCATGCACGAACTGAAGGACCTCCTTGACGTGAAGAAAAGGACCTGATGGCGAGGCATGAGGAGTTCATGCGCGAGGCGCTAAAACTCGCCAGGAAGGGTCTCGGCAGGACCAGCCCCAACCCCGCGGTCGGCGCGGTAATAGCAAGAGGCGGACGGATAATCTCCTCAGGCTGGCACCGTAAGGCAGGCCTGCCCCATGCCGAGATAGAGGCCCTTTCAGGGGCCGCTGGAAACCTCGGGAACGCCGTCATGTACGTGACCCTCGAGCCCTGCTGCCATTTCGGCAGGACCCCGCCTTGCACCGAGGCGCTGAAGCGCTCAGGGATAAAGAAGGTAGTCATAGGGGCTCTCGACCCAAACCCGAAAGTGAGCGGGAAAGGGTCGATGGCGTTGAAGAGAGCCGGGATCGAGGTCGTCTCCGGCGTCCTCGAAGAGGAATGCATGGCGGTCAACGAGGCCTACCGGAGCTTCATCCAGAGCAGTTTCCCTTTCGTAACCTTAAAGCTCGCATCCTCCCTCGACGGCCGCATAGCGACCTCAACAGGCGAGTCCAGATGGATAACAGGGCCGCTTGCCCGTAAGCGCGTCCATAGCCTCCGTTCAGTGAACGACGCCGTAATGGTCGGGAGAAGGACCGTAGAAAGGGACGACCCGGAGCTTACGGTAAGGCTCGCGAAGGGAAGGGACCCGATAAGGGTGGTCCTCGACAGCGCCCTTCTCACCCCGCCTGCGGCAAGCGTCTATAACGGCGTAAGTGAGGGCAAGGCCAGGCTCATATTCTTTGTGACTTCCGGGGCGCCGTCTTCGCGGATTAAAAAGGCCCGGGATAACGGGGCCGAGGTGGTAAGGGTCGCCGCTTCCGGGAAAGGGGTCTCCGTAAAGGGCGTCCTCCGTGAGCTCGGAAAACGGGAGATAACGAGCGTGCTTGTCGAGGGCGGCGGCGAGCTTGCCTCCTCGCTCATAAAATCGGGCCTGGTCGACAAGTATGTCATTTTCTACGGCCCTGTAATCATCGGCGGCGACGGGAGGCCATCGGTAGCCTCTTTAGGGGTTAAAGGCCTTGCAAAGGCCCCCAGGCTCGAAAGGGTGACTGCCAGGGCCATTGACAACGGCGTTGTCATCGAGGGGTATCCGTCCGGGAAAGAGGGGTAGGGCAGATGTTCACCGGTATAATAGAAGACGTAGGCACGGTTAAACATATTGAAAAAAAAGGGCCTTTTGGTAGAATAACGGTTGAGACGGCGCTTCCCTTGAACGAGCTGAGGGAAGGGGATTCCATCTCGGTCGACGGGGCCTGCCTCACGGCGGCCGGGTTCTCCAGGGGCGCTTTCAGCGCCGACGTTAGCGAAGAGACGCTTAAAGTGACCACCCTTGGCGGGCTTTCCGCCGGAAGCAAGGTCAATATCGAGAGGGCTTTGACGCTGTCGAGGCCGCTTGGCGGACACCTCGTAACGGGCCACGTCGACGGGGTCGGGTCTATTGTAAAAACGGCCCGGAGCGGCGATTACCTGGACCTCGAAATTGCCGTCCCGCCGGAGCTCATGGCCCAGGTCGTAAAAAAGGGCTCAATAGCGATCGACGGCATAAGCTTGACGGTCGCGGACCTCGGCCCCGGGAGCGTCAGGATAGCTATAATCCCGCATACGCTCGCCAAAACGACCTTTCTTTCGAAGAAAGAGGGTATGAGGGTAAATATAGAGACCGACATAATAGGCAAGTATGTGGAGAAGTTCTTCAATAAAAAAGAGAGCCGCATAACCGAGGGTTTCCTCTCGGAGCACGGTTTCGGCAAGAAGGTCTGACAAATGTCCATAAAGAGAATAGAAGAGGCTTTAAAGGCCATAAGGGAAGGCAGGATGGTCATCCTCGTCGACGACGAGGACAGGGAGAACGAGGGCGACCTCTGCATGGCCGCAGAGGTGATAACGCCGGAGGCCGTGAACTTCATGGCCAGGCACGCGCGCGGCCTCATATGCGTGACTCTCACCGAGGAGAGGGCCGACCTCCTCGCCCTCCCGCCAATGGTGGACGACAATACGTCCCTTTTCAGGACCGCCTTCACCGTTTCGGTGGATGCGCGGGACGGCGTCACCACAGGCATCTCAGCGTCCGACAGGGCGAAGACCATACTGGCCTGCGTCGACGACAACGCCGGGCCCGGCGACCTTGTCCGCCCGGGGCACATATTCCCGCTTCGGGCCAAGAACGGCGGCGTGCTCGTCCGCACCGGCCAGACCGAGGGCTCGGTCGACCTCTCTCGCCTTGCGGGCCTTAAACCCGCGGGCGTCATCTGCGAGATAATGAACGAGGACGGCACAATGGCCCGTATGAAGGACCTGGAGGCCTTCGCCAAAGAGCACGGGCTCATGATCGTCACCATAGCCGACATAATCGAATACAGGCTCAAGCGCGACAGGCTCGTAACGCGCGCGGCAGAGGCGACAGTGCCCACCAGGCACGCCGGAGAATGGACGGCGGTCGTCTACACCAACGACGTCGACACCCACGAGCACCTGGCCCTCGTAAAAGGGGATATAACGCCTGATGAGCCGGTGCTGGTGCGCGTCCATTCCGAATGCCTTACTGGCGACGTCTTCGGGAGCGAGCGGTGCGACTGCGGCGAGCAGCTTAAGAGCGCCATGAAGATAATTGAAAAGGAAGGGAAGGGCATACTCCTTTACATGCACCAGGAAGGGCGCGGCATCGGCCTCGTCAACAAGATAAAGGCCTACGCATTGCAGGACAAGGGGCTCGACACTGTCGAGGCCAACGAGAAGCTCGGCTTCAAGGCCGACTTGAGGGACTACGGCCTGGGCGCACAGATACTCCGGGACCTCGGGGTCGCCAAGATGCGCATACTCACGAACAACCCTAGAAAGATAAAGGGGCTCGAAGGCTTCGGCCTGGAGATAGTCGAGAGGGTGCCCATAGAGTCGGTGCCGCACAGCAGGAACGTCAAGTACCTCAGGGTCAAGAAGGACAAGCTCGGCCACCTCATCTCCAACCTCGGCGCCGAGGCCGGGGAAGAGGCGGGGACAGGCGCCGGGGCCGGCCCGTCCGAGAAGTAATCCGTTCAAATATGCGTTGATACCAAGCGAGGTCCGGTGTATATTATGAGGCTTCAAAGAACTCCCTTAAAGGAGGGTCTATGCCGAGGGTAATAGAGGGGAACCTGAGCGCCAAGGGGCTCAAGGTCGCCGTGGTCCTGGGAAGGTTCAACGACTTCATAAGCGAAAGGCTACTTGACGGCGCGGTGGATACGCTCCTCCGTAGCGGCGCATCCGATGGCGACATAGACGTCGTCAAAGTGCCGGGCTCGTTCGAGATGCCGGTAGCCGCCAAGACCCTCGCCTCAAGCGGCCGCTACGACGCCGTAATCTGCCTCGGCTGCGTCATTAGGGGCGCAACCCCCCATTTCGACTACGTCGCCGGCGAGGCGGCAAAGGGCATCGCAAAGGTCGCCCTCGATTTTGAGACGCCGGTCGCCTTTGGCGTCGTCACCGCAGACAACCTCGAACAGGCAATAGAGCGTGCGGGCACCAAATCCGGGAACAAGGGCAGGGACGCCGCGCTCACGGCCATCGAGATGGCCAACCTCCTGAAGACCATCGGGAAAAGGAAGTAAGCGCCCGGAAATGAGCGTAAGGCGAAAGGCGCGGGAGACCGCCCTGCAGATACTCTACAAGACCGACATCTCTGAGGGCAGGGCCGGAGAGGACCTCCATGAGCTCGACTCCCTAGTCGCAGGCACCGAGGCAAGGCGGTACTGCGAAACACTCGTAAGCGGCATAGACGCGAAGCGTGACGAGATCGACGCCGTAATCGAGAGGCATTCCGAAAACTGGACCGTCGAGCGCATGGCCGTGGTAGACAGGAACATCCTCAGGATAGCGGTCTACGAGCTAATGCACTCCGGGGACGTCCCCTACAAGGTCGCCATTGACGAGGCCGTGGAGCTCGCGAAACTCTACGGCACCGAGGAGTCCGGGGCCTTTATAAACGGCATAATAGACAAGGTAAGAAAGAGCCTGGGGAAAAAGCCCCCGGGAACATAGCAGGCTGCTGAAAAGTCCATCTGCGTCGTTGTCATCGGCGCTCGTCACTGCGGCGTGCACAAAAAGCACGCCTCATTCCTCGCTCCTTGACGCCTCCATATGGAGCTTTTTGAGCAGCCTGAAAAGAATCCGAGTTTTTCAGCAAAACTTCAGAGCGAAGGCCGGTAAGACTCATGAGAGAACCTTTTTGTAAAAAGGTTCCCCCAAGAGGTCCCTTCAGCGGGCCTTTCGGCCCGGGCCCCTGAGTGGGCTTTTTTTAATGTGATTTGACAGGGCCTTCCATGGCTGTATAATACACTAATGAGGAGCCGTATTCCGTGAAAGTTCAGTTGTTGGACCTTGCCGCGC encodes the following:
- a CDS encoding DUF2299 family protein is translated as MEITTPEQANAEIKKWLEENHHDVKEIKDENAVFHFEIDYPLGSMKKQRVLQPKEFPGLIVVLNGVSIANEHMEKLKGMNPNDREAFYGEIRKDLLFLKNSYDLNIDEAGVAKQVQFSYEFYYDALKKTKLYDALLLNHRTLLYIITKFNDEFGMPVMPSQKGDVGHA
- a CDS encoding hemerythrin domain-containing protein; the protein is MVPQMLEIKYECQHKSCYVNCREGIISLEEELFKELSAACPGEGIFKSPRGACRMGFSQPFKVIRMQRLGEGPIEDAPSALDPSDNPLLILVEEHKAINRSLEKVEEHIKKRDLDALWVSTKELENDLVLHSGIKEEEVLFGMSKGLLPFGETLVDIIKEEHREIISLLHNFREALEINELNDGIIDSVIVSLRGHIRKEDQEFFEIVDKCLNDEIRLQITQAMREVERKYVREEAGERKMNPKRAAIQAQYDEQVSVVREAGCDTCCSH
- a CDS encoding NosD domain-containing protein — its product is MPRYMTKPFLAFFLVTLLLLPVSTQAATLHVPGDYRSIQEAVDAAAPSDAVVVDDGVYIENVVIEKPLALSSKNGPSAVLIQAERPDLPAIKVSGTSDVTIAGVSGTGSDVAGILVSGSSDVTVTGNAFTRNGTGIMLSGTSRSVISWNESSSNAQYGLYMEKSDGNRVESNSSTLNRDKGFFISYSNGNEITGNAVNLNTWDGIMVFSSNGNRITGNKTLRNTYGIVVSESTGNELEENTTIPNLFLILPIVLIYLGIVSYLAQKSLLKAVYKE
- a CDS encoding HU family DNA-binding protein, with the protein product MGKPLTKSQIADSISKKVGVTKKLASEMINTLAQLSYKEAKNSFTIPGIGKLVLVKRKARTGRNPQTGAAIKIPAKRVVKFRVAKACKDAVLGAK
- the nrdR gene encoding transcriptional regulator NrdR; amino-acid sequence: MKCPFCGFLEDKVIDSRLSQDGSTTRRRRECLGCAKRFTTYERVEEALPLVAKKDGRREIFDRTKILNGIMKACEKRPVSLDDIEKAVARLETRFIDSGEREIPSSAIGEAVMEELKGLDEVAYVRFASVYRDFRDINEFMHELKDLLDVKKRT
- the ribD gene encoding bifunctional diaminohydroxyphosphoribosylaminopyrimidine deaminase/5-amino-6-(5-phosphoribosylamino)uracil reductase RibD; the encoded protein is MARHEEFMREALKLARKGLGRTSPNPAVGAVIARGGRIISSGWHRKAGLPHAEIEALSGAAGNLGNAVMYVTLEPCCHFGRTPPCTEALKRSGIKKVVIGALDPNPKVSGKGSMALKRAGIEVVSGVLEEECMAVNEAYRSFIQSSFPFVTLKLASSLDGRIATSTGESRWITGPLARKRVHSLRSVNDAVMVGRRTVERDDPELTVRLAKGRDPIRVVLDSALLTPPAASVYNGVSEGKARLIFFVTSGAPSSRIKKARDNGAEVVRVAASGKGVSVKGVLRELGKREITSVLVEGGGELASSLIKSGLVDKYVIFYGPVIIGGDGRPSVASLGVKGLAKAPRLERVTARAIDNGVVIEGYPSGKEG
- a CDS encoding riboflavin synthase — encoded protein: MFTGIIEDVGTVKHIEKKGPFGRITVETALPLNELREGDSISVDGACLTAAGFSRGAFSADVSEETLKVTTLGGLSAGSKVNIERALTLSRPLGGHLVTGHVDGVGSIVKTARSGDYLDLEIAVPPELMAQVVKKGSIAIDGISLTVADLGPGSVRIAIIPHTLAKTTFLSKKEGMRVNIETDIIGKYVEKFFNKKESRITEGFLSEHGFGKKV
- a CDS encoding bifunctional 3,4-dihydroxy-2-butanone-4-phosphate synthase/GTP cyclohydrolase II; protein product: MSIKRIEEALKAIREGRMVILVDDEDRENEGDLCMAAEVITPEAVNFMARHARGLICVTLTEERADLLALPPMVDDNTSLFRTAFTVSVDARDGVTTGISASDRAKTILACVDDNAGPGDLVRPGHIFPLRAKNGGVLVRTGQTEGSVDLSRLAGLKPAGVICEIMNEDGTMARMKDLEAFAKEHGLMIVTIADIIEYRLKRDRLVTRAAEATVPTRHAGEWTAVVYTNDVDTHEHLALVKGDITPDEPVLVRVHSECLTGDVFGSERCDCGEQLKSAMKIIEKEGKGILLYMHQEGRGIGLVNKIKAYALQDKGLDTVEANEKLGFKADLRDYGLGAQILRDLGVAKMRILTNNPRKIKGLEGFGLEIVERVPIESVPHSRNVKYLRVKKDKLGHLISNLGAEAGEEAGTGAGAGPSEK
- the ribE gene encoding 6,7-dimethyl-8-ribityllumazine synthase, whose product is MPRVIEGNLSAKGLKVAVVLGRFNDFISERLLDGAVDTLLRSGASDGDIDVVKVPGSFEMPVAAKTLASSGRYDAVICLGCVIRGATPHFDYVAGEAAKGIAKVALDFETPVAFGVVTADNLEQAIERAGTKSGNKGRDAALTAIEMANLLKTIGKRK
- the nusB gene encoding transcription antitermination factor NusB; translated protein: MSVRRKARETALQILYKTDISEGRAGEDLHELDSLVAGTEARRYCETLVSGIDAKRDEIDAVIERHSENWTVERMAVVDRNILRIAVYELMHSGDVPYKVAIDEAVELAKLYGTEESGAFINGIIDKVRKSLGKKPPGT